cctacgcgttttctcatagaaagccggtgttgaactttcGGTACCATACACGTTtcctttcttgaagccatccaccaacttAAACCATATGTCATTATCAGGAGTTTcggattggcggctttttcttgttcaaatgcttcctacaatattaaacaaatggttgtaagttaatatggtaaccaccttatatacgacattttaaaagagagtaaattaacaaaaattaagtgttacggaaacttacatataattgcttgtcttttggcttagtccaagttcTAACTCCTTTTTGGTCAACCCCGGAATGCGTGTTGAAAAAGCCTGTACCGCCGCAATCGGccgtgacttcttctttcctctctgaatgaaaaaaaaaacatacatgttagaaaatcaacaaaaaatctaacataaaataaacatcttgtattgaaaacaaaaaaaaaagtgtgaaataatagacaaacttacccccaacatacgattccagaacgatcgtgaacccgcgtaatgagttggctcgttcacggcgtcttcctttcctcctcttttgttgagggatgcttgcttagacttcttctgaaaagcgggagttttggtatgctttattaagccttcatacttgtcacctgcaattacacatatgaaatcataactaataagttactgatattatttataatataagagagtatatactaattaatacaaataacaaaacaagttaattaaatacctttcatgttctctggttcctttgggcgcctaactaccttccaaatcacgtcccgatatcgtcgagtaccgacttcctcgtacctgatacggacattccgttcttgagacggtgaccaagcatatgcttgctacaaaaaaaaagcgacaaaatttcatattagtatttataaaagtataaccttttagtatttataaaagtataaccttggttattaaaacaaagaaatacggaaaatatatacccgaaagttattgaaccacgcatCTCTTTGTGCAggagaagcttgtgtccacgacgtaggaattggacccacgaaattagtcttcgtgcttttcgtgacacctcgtaccacgcaattgtccataaacctgcatatattttgaacatgtaaaattacaaacaattattatttaaaaaaaaaaaaaaaaataaaaaatagtagactaataaagaataaaacttaccataatcccgtCGGCTCAAGGATCATCTtatgatccgaagtgtaccgtCAAGATCGGACCGTGGTGTCTCGTCGGTAGCGTCACTCTCCTCACCGTCACCGTCTCGCTCGCAGACGGATCCTCccgcacaaactcctcctcccgCTCCGGGACGCGTACTATGTCCTCCTCCcgagccgcctccacgcttcctacctcgaccgCTCCGACCATCTcgataatacaaataaaaattaacacaaataatgataaatgaaaattatacagacttctaaattttaataatttactcttgaggaatacaaaattataccaatttaatcatcttcatcttcaaacccctcgtcctcatcctcatcctcttcctcatcgtcatcatcatcataatcatcttcatctccaaacccctcgtccttcctccttttctcctcctcccttctcctcctcacctcatcttcccccctcctctcctcctcttcttcccttctctcctcctcctcctccgcctcatccCCCCTAgagtctctcttccacatcataaaattcttcctcttccatgtcttcaccatctttattctcatgttcatagttgatttcatcgggtggagacaaaagcgtttcatttgaaacgtttttttcttggaaaaaagttgtatcaacttgtgaccgtgcctttgtcttaaagattgcacaccacgcattttgatttctatcatttgttgtgcttggataagtagcaaaatacacttgatgagcccgatgtgcaagtataaatggatcatacttagagtatgttctagtacgattcacttctacaagcttgtattgttcatgtactctcattccaaaCCTACGTaattatccttccagtcaaccttgaataagacagttttataagctcggtcacgtccactataactaatttcaaagatatcttcaactataccatagtattcgttgtcatcaagagaagaaatagtaaccccccaattgcacctagccttacctttaccgtggttgaatgtttgaaaattaaacccattaaccgagtatcgattccacgttcttaccatttttaaaggaccaaaagccaaacttcttatcaaatcatcttgaatattcaactcaattacatgtttctaaaaccatgatggaaattggtcctcatgtttgtcccaaacatcatccttacttatattaggatttctctgaatgaaatcattaacaaactgtgtttcgtatggctccaagaggtcacaattagatagcacgtaaaggtgggcacgattatactctttatcatccaaatatcgtgtttgcccctttgatgaacacccttcatcatcttgagtttgaaaaaattcgggtaaacttccgtctacttcatccggtttctcaacattcaagttttttgctttggtttctatatgtttttcaaagtaaagagaacaaaagtttgcaatctcttccgttaaataagcattgcatatagaaccttccaccctagctttattaccaatttttttcttcaaatgattaagaaacctataaaagttaatgatgagttttattaataataatgttaacatataataaatagattagttattattattaattttaatttaaaagtagctagattatcttaattacctttcaaatggatacatccacctatattgaacgggtcccccaactttggcttcatatggtAAATGaaggtagatgctccatggagttaaaaatgcaggaggaaagatcatttcaagcttacacaatatctgtggtatttgctcttccagacgaatcatgtcatcaacacatattgaagaggcacataaatctcggaagaattgactaatctcaacaattgcattccaaacgtttgtcggcacgaggtgtttcaaagcaacgggtaataatcgctccatgaatacatgacaatcatgacttttcaagccttgcaacttgacttcttaagatcaacacatcgactaaaatcgatgcatacccatcagaaacttcaaattttgtaaccactcacacaatacttttctcttagctttgtcgagagtgaaaatggatgttggcttagacctgtcgccgcgaatgtgtaatttgggacgatgacaaaatttttgcaaatcttttctagaagcaatgctatcacatttttcaccttctacatccatgatcatgtcaattagttgctcaaagaaattcttttctatgtgcattacatccaaattatgtcttatcaacattctcttccaataaggaaggtcccaaagaatgcttcttttaaaccaaccgtttttctgctttttcaattctttaaattcttcctcggtaccatcaataggggatggtaaatcacataccgtcttccatatctcatccccaggcactcgtttcggaggggcatcaagcacctctttaccttttgtgaaagctttcttgttcttcctatgtggatttccctctcgtaagaagcatctatgacaatcaaaccaacttattttcttgctattgggaagccaaaatgctttactttcctccatgcaacaaggacatgctttttgtccttgtgtagtcccgagatagcataccataggcgggaaaatcatttattgtccacaaaagggaagctttaagttgaaaattttgttttttagacacatcataagtttccaccccaacttcccacaaatatttcaactcctccaccaatggttgtaaataaacatccaaattacgtttcgggctttttggtccggaacaataagtgacaagaagataaatggtcttttcatacataaccaaggtggtaagttgtatggtgtgaccataacgggccaacaagaatacttcctcccaaaattaccgaaaggatcaaatccatccgtacacaagccaagtcgtacattgcggggttccttggcaaaatcgGGATACATCcgatcaaatcgtttccattcttccccatcactaggatgactcatcttccctggagcacgtgggttttctttgtgccatctcatttgttcggcaatgtttttggtggcatagattctttaaagtcttggtgcgagaggaaagtaaaacaattggttacatgctattggtttcttactctttttggccctcttactaccgttgccttttttcaacaccaaaattgtatctccttcacttgtctcatatctatccgccccacaatctttacatttgtcaagcaaagcatcatctttccaaaatagcatacatccttcaggacatgcatcaatcttttcatgtggtaatcaagacctttaactacttttttggtagtatagaaacttggtcatgatattatcatcgggaaagattcctcaaggaacgaggcaatgccatcaacaacaacaaatggcatattgaactcacatttcaaggtaattagcctagaagcgacttgtaacaatgtcattctgcttccttcatacaagggtttttccgaggcttttaacatgtcaagaaaggcttttgcttgtgggtgtggcggttgttcttcagaaatagttgtatggtcatcactattaaaaatagtggaatccatagcatcaacaaccatctctctatatgggttctcatcattttgtatttgttgggtgtgagtttgttcatgaattggagaatatgcttctccatgtgaaatccaattgtaataatttggcttaaacccgtttataatgagatgttcttctactacaatgtcaagttggtatttcaggtttttgcatttggcacaagggcacctaagttttttgtctaccaagtcatattcatcttgttgtttagcaaattcaataaactcgctaacaccctttataaatctagcggtaggacgtcttttcttattggaatggtctaatcttccttcatacatccatgaacgttccaatctcttcattttaatctaaagaagaccccaaagaaatttaaacatttttaaaaaataacaataatattaaatacaaaattttaaaattatactccacattatacaataaacatatgaaaacaatatataaatattgtcaataagtaatccatcttcgaatggggtccttatcactccaacctaaacccgtcaatgtacgtttcaagtcactagcaaacacacttgtaatttattaatgaggaaaaaattggcAAACAATTCCCttgattctccaaatacacatatacatgtattcggagaacattaaagggatcgccaccaaactcattcctcattaataaatcacaagtacgtgtttactacctaaatgacttgaacgTACAAAGAcgatcccaaaatggggactattcaagaattactcctaatgagtaattcttgaacgggtactaagtcaacatcaaatcaaacaacaacacaatcaagtactaaattaattaagtcaatcaatagcccaattcaaccacatagtaaaggcttctatcctaaagtccgtaacataatttgaactaaaattagtaaatttaaaaagtAAGCGGTAAGaagaggttacctaatcaagtaaaagcaaaaatgaaaagaaaacaagaagcaacgaCTACGCGCACACGGTGGTGCCTAGCAACATGGTGACAAcccgaaaagagaaaagaaaaacaaaaataacaaggttattctacctcaattcatcaataacatgaattatcaaactaaatttatcaaaatcaagtcctaaagaaggttctacttagctaatagataatttctcttaatccaaaagacggttccacttagctaattccattaatgcaaaggacggtttcactt
The Silene latifolia isolate original U9 population chromosome 11, ASM4854445v1, whole genome shotgun sequence genome window above contains:
- the LOC141613944 gene encoding uncharacterized protein LOC141613944; the encoded protein is MILEPTGLWFMDNCVVRGVTKSTKTNFVGPIPTSWTQASPAQRDAWFNNFRQAYAWSPSQERNVRIRYEEVGTRRYRDVIWKVVRRPKEPENMKGDKYEGLIKHTKTPAFQKKSKQASLNKRGGKEDAVNEPTHYAGSRSFWNRMLGRGKKKSRPIAAVQAFSTRIPGLTKKESKVSRMLSRRL